One genomic window of Leopardus geoffroyi isolate Oge1 chromosome C3, O.geoffroyi_Oge1_pat1.0, whole genome shotgun sequence includes the following:
- the FAM72A gene encoding protein FAM72A isoform X1: MSTSSCSFEDRCVSILCCKFCKQVLSSRGMKAVLLADTEIDLFSTDIPPTNAVDFIGRCYFTEICKCKLKDIACLKCGNIVGYHVIVPCCSCLLSCNNGHFWMFHSQAVYDINRLDATGVNFLLWGNLPEIEENTDEDTLDISAEECIR, encoded by the exons ATGTCTACCAGCAGTTGTAGTTTCGAGGACCGGTGCGTGTCCATCCTGTGTTGCAAATTCTGTAAACAAGTGCTCAGCTCTAGGGGAATGAAGGCTGTTTTGCTGGCTGATACTGAAATAGACCTTTTCTCTACAGACATCCCTCCTACCAA TGCAGTGGACTTCATTGGAAGATGCTATTTCACTGAAATCTGCAAATGTAAACTGAAAGACATCGCatgtttaaaatg tggGAACATTGTAGGTTATCATGTGATTGTTCCCTGTtgttcctgccttctttcctgcaACAATGGACACTTCTGGATGTTTCACAGCCAGGCAGTTTATGATATTAACAGACTAGACGCTACCG GTGTCAACTTCCTACTTTGGGGCAACTTGCCAGAGATAGAAGAGAATACAGATGAAGACACATTAGATATCTCAGCAGAGGAGTGCATTCGATGA
- the FAM72A gene encoding protein FAM72A isoform X2 — MSTSSCSFEDRCVSILCCKFCKQVLSSRGMKAVLLADTEIDLFSTDIPPTNAVDFIGRCYFTEICKCKLKDIACLKWCQLPTLGQLARDRREYR, encoded by the exons ATGTCTACCAGCAGTTGTAGTTTCGAGGACCGGTGCGTGTCCATCCTGTGTTGCAAATTCTGTAAACAAGTGCTCAGCTCTAGGGGAATGAAGGCTGTTTTGCTGGCTGATACTGAAATAGACCTTTTCTCTACAGACATCCCTCCTACCAA TGCAGTGGACTTCATTGGAAGATGCTATTTCACTGAAATCTGCAAATGTAAACTGAAAGACATCGCatgtttaaaatg GTGTCAACTTCCTACTTTGGGGCAACTTGCCAGAGATAGAAGAGAATACAGATGA